One genomic segment of Pedobacter endophyticus includes these proteins:
- the cmk gene encoding (d)CMP kinase: MTKNLVIAIDGYSSCGKSTLAKALAKKLGFIYVDSGAMYRAVTLYFLRNNVDISNDDAVADALQHIELNFHSRDYESHITLNGEEVSDEIRLMPVSENVSEVSAHKIVRHEMVKQQQRMGKSKNIVMDGRDIGTTVFPDAPLKFFMTADPKIRAERRFKELESKGNNETTLEDVFENLAHRDYADTTRKESPLVRAEDAVILDNTDLTQDEQLAFALERVEPLLVH, translated from the coding sequence ATGACAAAGAACTTAGTTATAGCTATTGATGGCTATTCATCTTGCGGAAAGAGTACTTTAGCAAAGGCATTAGCTAAAAAATTAGGTTTCATTTATGTCGATAGCGGCGCCATGTATCGTGCAGTAACCTTATACTTTTTAAGGAACAATGTTGATATTAGCAATGATGATGCTGTGGCCGATGCGCTTCAACACATTGAACTCAACTTTCACTCCCGCGATTATGAATCGCACATTACCCTAAACGGTGAAGAGGTTTCTGATGAAATTCGTTTAATGCCTGTTTCTGAAAATGTGAGCGAAGTATCTGCGCATAAAATTGTTCGCCATGAAATGGTGAAACAACAACAGCGCATGGGCAAATCAAAAAACATTGTTATGGATGGTCGCGATATTGGCACAACCGTTTTTCCTGATGCGCCGCTCAAATTTTTCATGACTGCGGATCCGAAGATCAGGGCCGAGCGCCGATTTAAGGAACTAGAAAGCAAGGGTAACAACGAAACCACCTTAGAAGATGTTTTCGAAAACCTGGCCCACAGAGATTATGCCGATACAACCCGAAAAGAAAGTCCTTTAGTAAGGGCCGAAGATGCTGTTATTCTCGATAATACCGATTTAACACAAGATGAACAATTGGCATTCGCGTTAGAAAGAGTGGAGCCGTTGTTGGTTCATTAG
- the arfB gene encoding alternative ribosome rescue aminoacyl-tRNA hydrolase ArfB yields the protein MLPTREEILRSATFKTSRSGGKGGQNVNKVSSKVELIFNIENNENLTEEEKLLLQSKLENRLDSDGLLHIVSQEDRSQLLNKEKTVAKLIELLKRSLQIQKKRKPTKVPKTVIEKRLKTKSVTAQRKEARKKPNVE from the coding sequence ATGCTACCCACCAGAGAAGAAATATTGCGATCGGCTACGTTCAAAACGTCAAGAAGCGGCGGTAAAGGCGGGCAAAATGTAAATAAGGTTTCGAGTAAGGTTGAGCTGATTTTTAACATTGAAAACAACGAGAATTTAACCGAAGAGGAAAAACTTTTGCTGCAATCGAAATTAGAGAACAGGCTGGATAGCGATGGTTTGCTGCACATTGTTTCGCAAGAGGATAGGAGCCAGCTTTTAAATAAGGAAAAAACAGTGGCAAAACTTATTGAACTATTGAAGCGATCGTTGCAAATTCAAAAGAAACGAAAACCTACAAAAGTCCCGAAAACGGTTATCGAAAAAAGGTTAAAAACAAAATCTGTTACGGCGCAAAGAAAAGAGGCCCGCAAAAAGCCGAATGTTGAGTGA
- a CDS encoding lipid A deacylase LpxR family protein produces MKSLFITALLCFVTLTGFSQSFKNEFGFKTENDAYLATRNDRYYTNGLFIYFRRAIDSTKYSSKIEKKTFEISVGQKMYTPYWGMVPKAENQDRPFAGYLYAGAAYAVFFNDESAIKTSVELGTVGPSSLAEKGQEFLHKTVGFYTPAGWEYQIKNEVAANLAANYSKLLIRSSDRSVDLVGQGYANLGTTFSGLGASVLFRAGRLNQLFNSASYNAVIGNSRTEAFNKSEFFFYVKPQLNFVAYDATIQGSLFNSNSPVTFGVKPIVFEQQFGVNYSSQRFTIDFNIIFKTREVKSSAKAQNYGGLSLYYRFGR; encoded by the coding sequence ATGAAATCACTCTTTATTACCGCGTTGCTCTGCTTCGTTACGCTTACAGGCTTTAGTCAGTCGTTTAAGAACGAATTTGGATTTAAAACTGAAAACGACGCCTATTTAGCCACCCGAAATGACCGTTATTACACCAACGGACTATTTATTTATTTCCGCAGGGCGATAGATTCAACCAAATATTCATCCAAAATAGAGAAAAAGACTTTCGAGATTTCGGTGGGCCAAAAGATGTACACGCCTTACTGGGGCATGGTGCCGAAGGCCGAAAATCAAGACCGGCCCTTTGCGGGTTACCTTTACGCCGGCGCAGCGTATGCTGTCTTTTTTAACGACGAAAGCGCAATTAAAACCAGTGTTGAGTTGGGTACTGTCGGCCCCAGTTCATTAGCCGAAAAGGGACAGGAGTTTCTTCATAAAACGGTGGGTTTTTATACGCCAGCGGGCTGGGAATATCAGATAAAAAACGAAGTAGCAGCCAATTTAGCAGCCAACTACAGCAAACTTCTCATTCGATCATCAGATCGTTCCGTTGATCTTGTTGGACAAGGCTATGCAAATTTAGGGACGACGTTTTCGGGGCTTGGGGCTTCTGTGCTATTCAGGGCCGGAAGACTAAATCAATTGTTCAATAGTGCATCATACAATGCCGTAATCGGCAATTCGAGAACCGAGGCTTTCAACAAATCCGAATTTTTCTTTTATGTAAAACCACAGCTTAACTTTGTTGCGTACGATGCAACCATTCAGGGCAGCTTGTTCAATAGTAACAGTCCCGTAACGTTTGGCGTAAAACCTATTGTTTTCGAACAGCAGTTTGGCGTAAACTATAGCTCACAACGATTTACGATAGATTTCAACATTATTTTTAAAACCAGGGAAGTGAAGAGTTCGGCCAAAGCGCAAAATTATGGCGGCCTGAGTTTGTATTACAGGTTTGGAAGGTAG
- the lon gene encoding endopeptidase La, translating to MSKQDIFDFHSAMPIINEDTEFFPLMSQQDEDEMNNEETPDTLAILPLRNTVLFPGVVIPITVGRDKSIKLIKEAYKGNKIIGVVSQKDVSIEDPSFEQLNTVGTVANIVKLLQMPDGNTTVIIQGKQRFSLIEEVQNEPYIKAVVTKFEEQKHKTDKEFKALIASIREMSAQIIQLSPNIPSEASIALKNIESNSFLINFISSNMNAEMADKQKILEMDKLQDRAQKVMELLMIELQMLELRNQIQSKVRTDLDKQQRDYFLNQQLKTIQEELGGNSADLEFDALQERAKLKKWSKDIYAHFDKELDKLGRMNPAAPDYSVQLNYLELLLDLPWSEFTKDNFDLKRAQRILDKDHFGLEKVKQRIIEYLAVLKLKRNMKAPILCLVGPPGVGKTSLGKSIAKALGRKYVRMALGGIRDEAEVRGHRKTYIGAMPGRIISSIKKAGADNPVFVLDEIDKVGTDHRGDPSSALLEVLDPEQNNAFYDHYVEMDYDLSNILFIATANSLSSIQPALLDRMEIIEVNGYTIEEKIEIAKKYLLPKQKENHGLTTKDFNLKPALIEKVIEDYTRESGVRGLEKKIGSLVRGVATKIAMEEEYNTTLTLADVERILGAPIYDKDYYEGNEVAGVVTGLAWTSVGGDILFIESSLSPGKGKLTLTGNLGDVMKESAVIALAYLRAHASEFGIEYTLFDNWDVHVHVPAGATPKDGPSAGVTMLTALTSAFTQRKVKQHLAMTGEITLRGKVLPVGGIKEKILAAKRANIKEIILCKANRKDILEIKESYIKDLNFHYVTEMSEVIELALTKSKVKKPLDLSVKIAPIVN from the coding sequence ATGAGCAAACAAGATATATTTGATTTTCATTCTGCAATGCCGATAATAAACGAAGACACCGAATTTTTCCCTTTAATGTCTCAACAAGATGAAGATGAGATGAACAACGAGGAAACGCCAGATACCCTGGCCATTTTACCGTTGCGAAATACGGTTTTGTTTCCGGGGGTGGTTATTCCCATTACGGTAGGCAGAGATAAATCTATCAAGCTAATAAAGGAGGCCTATAAAGGCAACAAGATCATTGGCGTAGTTTCGCAGAAAGACGTTTCTATAGAAGATCCTAGTTTTGAGCAGCTTAATACGGTAGGTACAGTAGCCAACATTGTAAAGTTGCTGCAAATGCCCGATGGCAATACTACAGTGATCATTCAGGGAAAACAACGGTTCAGCTTAATTGAAGAGGTGCAAAATGAACCTTATATTAAAGCGGTTGTTACCAAGTTTGAAGAGCAAAAACACAAAACGGATAAAGAATTTAAAGCACTGATTGCTTCCATCCGCGAAATGTCTGCGCAGATTATACAGCTATCGCCTAATATTCCAAGTGAAGCGAGCATTGCGTTAAAAAACATCGAAAGCAATTCATTTCTGATCAATTTCATATCATCGAACATGAATGCCGAAATGGCCGATAAGCAAAAAATCCTCGAAATGGATAAATTGCAGGATCGTGCCCAAAAGGTGATGGAGCTTTTGATGATTGAACTGCAGATGCTGGAGTTGAGAAATCAAATCCAATCGAAGGTAAGAACCGATTTAGACAAACAACAACGCGATTATTTCTTAAATCAGCAACTAAAAACCATTCAGGAAGAATTGGGCGGAAACTCTGCCGATTTGGAATTCGATGCCTTGCAGGAAAGAGCAAAGCTAAAAAAATGGTCGAAAGACATATATGCTCACTTCGATAAGGAACTGGATAAACTTGGCCGGATGAATCCAGCCGCTCCTGATTATTCGGTGCAGCTCAACTATTTAGAGCTTTTACTGGATTTGCCATGGAGCGAGTTTACGAAAGACAATTTCGACTTAAAGCGGGCACAACGCATTTTAGATAAAGATCATTTTGGTTTAGAGAAAGTTAAGCAGCGCATTATTGAATATTTAGCTGTACTGAAACTTAAACGCAACATGAAAGCGCCGATTTTGTGTCTGGTTGGCCCTCCCGGAGTAGGTAAAACCTCATTGGGGAAATCTATTGCCAAGGCTTTGGGGCGTAAATATGTGCGTATGGCCCTGGGTGGCATCCGCGATGAAGCAGAAGTTCGCGGACACCGTAAAACGTATATTGGTGCCATGCCCGGCCGTATCATTTCGTCAATTAAGAAAGCTGGCGCTGATAACCCCGTTTTTGTTTTAGATGAAATTGACAAGGTCGGAACCGATCACCGCGGCGATCCATCATCTGCATTGTTAGAGGTATTAGATCCGGAGCAAAACAATGCATTTTACGATCATTACGTCGAAATGGATTACGATTTATCCAATATCCTCTTTATTGCCACTGCAAATTCCCTAAGTTCGATCCAGCCTGCGCTGTTAGATCGTATGGAAATTATTGAGGTAAACGGATATACGATTGAGGAGAAAATAGAAATCGCCAAGAAATATCTATTGCCCAAACAAAAAGAAAATCACGGTTTAACAACAAAGGATTTCAACTTAAAACCTGCTTTAATTGAAAAGGTAATTGAAGATTATACGCGTGAATCTGGCGTGCGTGGCTTAGAGAAAAAAATCGGTTCGTTGGTGCGTGGCGTAGCTACAAAAATTGCCATGGAAGAAGAATACAATACCACCCTCACCCTGGCAGATGTTGAACGCATTTTAGGCGCTCCAATTTACGATAAAGACTATTACGAGGGCAATGAGGTTGCTGGCGTGGTTACTGGCCTGGCCTGGACCAGCGTTGGCGGTGATATTTTGTTCATCGAATCGAGCCTGAGCCCAGGAAAAGGTAAACTTACCCTAACCGGAAACCTTGGCGACGTAATGAAAGAATCGGCGGTAATTGCATTGGCCTATCTTCGTGCCCATGCCAGCGAGTTTGGCATTGAATACACGCTTTTTGATAATTGGGACGTGCACGTACACGTTCCGGCAGGTGCCACGCCTAAAGATGGACCATCGGCCGGCGTAACCATGCTTACAGCGCTAACTTCGGCCTTTACACAACGCAAGGTGAAACAACATTTGGCCATGACGGGCGAAATAACGCTGCGTGGAAAAGTGCTTCCTGTTGGCGGAATCAAAGAAAAGATTCTCGCAGCAAAAAGAGCTAATATCAAAGAAATTATCCTTTGCAAAGCCAATCGTAAAGACATTTTGGAGATTAAGGAAAGTTACATTAAAGACTTAAACTTCCATTATGTAACCGAAATGAGCGAGGTTATTGAACTGGCGCTTACAAAGAGCAAAGTTAAAAAGCCATTGGATTTAAGTGTTAAAATTGCTCCGATTGTGAATTAA
- a CDS encoding tetratricopeptide repeat protein has translation MNHLKQAILGLIIFSSTTSFAQNNYERSMQAMMKGDFKTAVSQLEKADSKTPDNAKILQMLGYSYFQNGEYEKCIATYSRLINVKPSEVSSYYYRGKARLNIANDPKESLNAMRDNFYTASIKDFTKAIEITGDEDAQMLQNRAIAYKDYAIFKSYKAKKRDEKTACVALFNNSIADFQKVLTMQPLRKDIIDWITYDKAQIASLK, from the coding sequence ATGAACCATTTAAAACAAGCTATATTAGGATTAATTATTTTCTCATCGACTACTAGTTTTGCACAAAATAATTACGAAAGAAGTATGCAGGCGATGATGAAAGGTGATTTTAAAACTGCAGTTAGCCAATTGGAAAAAGCCGATTCGAAAACACCTGATAATGCAAAAATATTACAAATGTTGGGTTATTCCTATTTTCAGAACGGCGAATATGAAAAATGCATTGCAACTTACAGCCGTTTGATCAATGTTAAGCCCAGCGAGGTTTCTTCTTACTACTACCGGGGGAAAGCCCGTTTGAATATAGCGAACGACCCGAAAGAGTCGTTAAATGCCATGCGAGACAATTTTTATACGGCATCGATAAAGGATTTTACAAAGGCGATTGAGATTACCGGCGATGAAGACGCTCAAATGTTGCAAAATCGGGCCATTGCCTATAAAGATTACGCGATTTTTAAATCGTACAAGGCGAAAAAAAGAGACGAAAAAACAGCCTGTGTTGCCTTGTTTAACAATTCAATTGCCGATTTTCAGAAGGTGCTCACCATGCAGCCGCTCAGAAAAGATATCATCGATTGGATTACCTACGATAAAGCGCAGATTGCCAGCTTGAAATGA
- a CDS encoding sulfatase-like hydrolase/transferase produces MIFLTRCIAIIFVSILLITNLAKAQSKPNIVFIYTDDQAYYTIHALGNKEIETPNLDRLARMGKSFTNAYNMGAWHGAVCVASRSMIITGRTIWNVKKIEDKLPGFSETTWPKMMERAGYETYMTGKWHVNIDPNKIFQHVTDVKPGMLPYGTPENAKLPGFVSNKNFNTPGYNRPQSANDNTWSPSDERFGGYWENGTHQSVIFKKNSISHIEAAGRQEKPFFLYLASNAPHDPRQSPEEYIDKYPLNGISMPKSWLPENPYKDSIGNDASLRDEALAPFPRTELAIKTHLQEYYAAVTFLDKQIGEILDALEATGKMNNTYIFFTADHGLAMGRHGFMGKQTLFEHSMKPPVIVAGPGIAPNTISEMPVYLQDIMATSLELANAEKLNNVEFQSFLSAAKGISNKRIHKAIYGGYMNLQRSVRVGDHKLILFPKINKILLFDLNKDPEEMHNLADDKKYKSTAKQLFAALLKEQKKLNDPLDITNMAELL; encoded by the coding sequence ATGATTTTCCTAACCCGTTGCATTGCAATTATTTTCGTTAGTATCCTTTTGATCACAAACCTGGCCAAAGCACAATCAAAACCAAACATTGTTTTTATTTATACCGACGATCAGGCCTACTATACCATCCACGCGTTGGGCAATAAAGAAATTGAAACGCCCAACCTCGATCGCCTTGCAAGGATGGGAAAGAGCTTTACAAATGCTTACAATATGGGGGCCTGGCACGGCGCAGTTTGTGTTGCTTCGCGATCGATGATTATTACCGGTAGAACCATTTGGAACGTTAAAAAAATTGAAGATAAGCTACCCGGTTTTTCTGAGACTACCTGGCCAAAAATGATGGAGCGTGCCGGTTACGAAACCTACATGACCGGAAAGTGGCATGTTAATATCGATCCAAACAAAATATTTCAGCATGTTACCGACGTTAAGCCGGGAATGTTGCCCTACGGAACGCCCGAAAATGCAAAACTTCCGGGGTTTGTGAGCAACAAAAATTTTAACACGCCGGGCTACAACAGACCGCAGAGCGCTAACGATAATACATGGTCGCCCTCTGATGAGCGCTTCGGCGGATATTGGGAAAACGGAACACACCAGTCGGTGATATTTAAAAAGAACTCAATCTCACACATCGAGGCAGCCGGCAGGCAAGAAAAACCATTTTTCTTGTATCTGGCCTCCAATGCTCCTCACGATCCACGTCAATCGCCAGAAGAATATATAGATAAGTACCCATTAAACGGCATTTCTATGCCTAAAAGTTGGTTGCCCGAAAACCCGTACAAAGATTCGATAGGCAATGATGCTTCGCTTCGGGATGAGGCGTTGGCGCCCTTTCCAAGGACCGAATTGGCCATAAAAACGCATTTACAGGAGTATTATGCCGCTGTTACATTTTTAGATAAGCAAATTGGCGAAATATTGGATGCACTTGAAGCCACAGGAAAGATGAACAATACCTATATCTTTTTTACCGCTGATCATGGTCTGGCCATGGGAAGGCACGGTTTTATGGGTAAACAGACGCTTTTTGAACACAGCATGAAACCGCCGGTTATTGTAGCGGGCCCGGGCATTGCACCAAATACAATTTCTGAAATGCCTGTTTATTTACAAGATATCATGGCTACCAGTCTTGAACTTGCCAACGCTGAAAAGCTCAACAATGTAGAGTTTCAGTCGTTTTTAAGCGCTGCTAAAGGAATTTCAAATAAACGAATACACAAAGCTATTTATGGGGGTTATATGAATCTACAGCGTAGTGTGCGGGTTGGCGATCATAAATTGATTCTGTTTCCTAAAATAAATAAAATACTCCTGTTCGATTTGAATAAAGACCCTGAAGAAATGCATAATCTTGCTGACGACAAGAAGTATAAATCGACAGCTAAGCAATTGTTTGCAGCATTATTGAAAGAGCAGAAGAAACTGAACGACCCATTGGATATAACCAACATGGCTGAGCTATTATGA
- the gpmI gene encoding 2,3-bisphosphoglycerate-independent phosphoglycerate mutase has translation MINNKKLALIILDGWGYGKQDNSDAAYAANTPFFDSLLQNYPNSKLEASGEAVGLPAGQMGNSEVGHMNLGAGRVVYQELGRINKAIVDRELHNNPVLVSAFNYAKQNNKAVHFIGLVSNGGVHAHIEHLKALCDAANEAQVEKTFVHAFLDGRDTDPNSGLGFITDLQNHIQNTNAKLATMVGRYYAMDRDNRWERVKQAYDVMVNGIGEKATDAAATIKKSYADGITDEFLKPVVLTDNNGTAVATIQNDDVVICFNFRTDRGREITTALTQKDFPEQQMHKLPLYYVTMTTYDENFANVNVVFTKDDLTKTIGEVLAENNKNQIRIAETEKYPHVTFFFSGGRESEFNNEKRILIPSPKVATYDLQPEMSAAGITEAITAEMEKGWADFICLNFANPDMVGHTGVFDAVVKAVETADKCAQTVVNKGLEHGYSFILLADHGNSEYMVNADGSVNTAHTTNLVPCILIDNDYKAIADGKLGDVAPTILKILGVAIPEEMTGNVLV, from the coding sequence ATGATAAATAACAAGAAACTCGCACTCATAATTTTAGACGGTTGGGGCTACGGAAAGCAAGATAATTCTGATGCTGCTTATGCTGCCAACACCCCATTTTTCGATTCATTGTTGCAAAATTATCCCAATTCGAAGCTTGAGGCCTCTGGCGAAGCAGTCGGACTGCCAGCCGGTCAAATGGGCAACTCTGAAGTTGGGCACATGAATTTAGGTGCCGGACGTGTTGTTTATCAGGAACTGGGAAGAATAAACAAAGCGATTGTTGACAGAGAATTGCACAACAATCCGGTTTTGGTTTCAGCCTTTAATTACGCAAAGCAAAACAACAAAGCGGTACACTTTATCGGGCTTGTTTCAAACGGTGGTGTACATGCACATATTGAGCATTTAAAAGCGCTATGCGACGCTGCAAACGAAGCACAAGTTGAAAAAACGTTCGTTCATGCTTTTTTAGACGGACGTGATACCGACCCGAACTCGGGACTTGGCTTTATTACTGACCTTCAAAACCACATTCAAAATACCAATGCAAAGCTGGCCACAATGGTGGGCAGATATTATGCAATGGATCGCGATAATCGTTGGGAACGTGTTAAACAGGCTTATGATGTAATGGTGAATGGCATCGGCGAAAAAGCTACAGACGCCGCAGCCACAATAAAAAAATCGTATGCAGATGGCATAACCGACGAATTCCTTAAGCCTGTTGTATTGACTGATAATAATGGAACAGCTGTTGCAACCATTCAAAATGATGATGTGGTCATCTGCTTCAATTTCCGCACCGATAGAGGGCGTGAAATTACTACCGCACTTACACAAAAGGATTTTCCTGAACAACAGATGCACAAATTGCCATTGTACTACGTTACGATGACTACATACGACGAAAACTTCGCCAATGTAAATGTTGTTTTTACCAAAGACGACTTGACCAAAACCATCGGCGAAGTATTGGCTGAGAACAACAAAAACCAGATTCGCATTGCCGAAACCGAAAAATATCCACATGTAACTTTCTTCTTTTCGGGAGGCCGCGAATCAGAGTTCAACAATGAAAAACGCATTTTAATTCCATCGCCAAAAGTAGCCACTTACGATTTGCAGCCAGAAATGAGCGCCGCAGGAATTACCGAGGCAATTACGGCAGAAATGGAAAAAGGATGGGCTGATTTTATTTGCCTAAACTTTGCCAATCCCGATATGGTTGGCCACACCGGGGTTTTCGATGCCGTAGTAAAAGCAGTTGAAACTGCCGATAAATGCGCTCAAACCGTCGTTAACAAAGGACTCGAGCACGGCTATTCGTTTATTCTTTTGGCAGATCATGGCAACTCAGAATACATGGTAAATGCCGATGGATCGGTAAATACTGCGCACACCACTAACCTGGTTCCCTGCATATTAATTGATAATGACTACAAAGCCATTGCCGATGGGAAACTTGGCGACGTTGCCCCTACTATCTTAAAGATTTTGGGCGTTGCCATACCTGAAGAAATGACGGGTAACGTTTTAGTATAA
- a CDS encoding DUF4783 domain-containing protein, whose product MTRSLFILIISLSSLFSSKPFQADIIDDLSSYFKSSNAKEIARNFASTIELIIVDEEDVYSKAQGEQILKDFFIKHPPVKTSIFHKINTNPNYRFGVILLSTSKETFRVSVTMKKFNSNYLITELRIEPAKD is encoded by the coding sequence ATGACCCGAAGCTTATTTATACTCATTATTAGTTTATCATCATTATTTAGTTCAAAGCCGTTTCAGGCCGATATTATTGATGATTTATCGTCGTATTTTAAATCAAGCAATGCTAAAGAAATAGCAAGAAATTTCGCCTCTACCATTGAACTGATAATCGTTGACGAAGAAGATGTATACTCAAAAGCACAGGGCGAGCAGATTCTGAAAGATTTTTTTATTAAGCACCCGCCGGTTAAAACAAGTATTTTTCATAAGATAAACACCAATCCCAACTATCGCTTTGGCGTCATTTTGCTGAGCACATCGAAAGAGACCTTTAGGGTTTCGGTTACAATGAAAAAGTTTAATAGCAATTATCTGATTACCGAGCTGAGAATAGAACCAGCGAAAGATTAG
- the nadC gene encoding carboxylating nicotinate-nucleotide diphosphorylase — MDIQLIDQFIKNALAEDVGDGDHTSLSTIPAGTQGKAKLIIKEDGILAGMELAVEIFKVVDSDLKVTVLLNDGAEVSVGDIGLTVSGSTHSILIAERLVLNCMQRMSGIATKTHRIVSLLKDTKTKILDTRKTTPGLRYLEKWAVRIGGGVNHRIGLYDMILIKDNHVDYAGGISNAIKSAQKYLAENGKKLQIEIEVRNLEELSEVLAIGGVDRIMLDNFAFDNLKTAVKMIDGRFISEASGGITEENVAEYAACGVDFISMGALTHSVKSLDISLKAY, encoded by the coding sequence TTGGACATTCAGCTGATCGATCAATTCATAAAAAATGCACTTGCCGAAGACGTTGGCGATGGTGACCATACGTCTCTTTCAACAATTCCAGCGGGTACGCAGGGCAAGGCTAAACTGATTATTAAAGAGGATGGGATTTTGGCCGGAATGGAACTTGCCGTTGAAATTTTCAAAGTAGTAGACAGCGATTTAAAGGTTACTGTTTTGCTTAACGATGGTGCTGAGGTTAGCGTTGGCGATATTGGCTTAACGGTTTCGGGAAGTACACATTCTATTTTAATCGCGGAGCGTTTGGTGTTGAATTGCATGCAGCGGATGAGTGGTATCGCAACGAAAACTCATCGTATCGTTTCGCTGTTAAAAGATACGAAAACTAAGATTTTAGACACTCGTAAAACTACACCCGGTTTACGCTACCTGGAGAAATGGGCAGTAAGAATTGGTGGTGGCGTTAATCATCGTATCGGGCTTTACGATATGATATTGATTAAAGATAACCATGTTGATTATGCGGGCGGGATTTCAAATGCTATTAAATCGGCTCAAAAATACCTTGCTGAGAATGGCAAGAAGCTTCAAATCGAAATCGAAGTGCGCAACCTCGAGGAGTTGTCGGAGGTGCTGGCTATTGGCGGAGTAGATCGAATTATGCTCGATAACTTTGCTTTCGACAACCTAAAGACAGCTGTTAAAATGATTGATGGACGATTCATCAGCGAAGCCTCGGGCGGAATTACTGAGGAAAATGTGGCAGAATACGCGGCTTGCGGAGTCGATTTTATTTCAATGGGTGCACTTACCCATTCTGTTAAAAGCCTCGACATTAGTTTAAAAGCATATTAA
- the plsY gene encoding glycerol-3-phosphate 1-O-acyltransferase PlsY, with protein MVTVYSLSALLVAYLFGSIPTAVWLGQAFYGVDVREYGSGNAGATNTFRVLGKKAGIAVMVIDIAKGYTATNLAYFIGLSVTGPQNSVVFVNYQLALGVTAVMGHLFPVFAGFRGGKGVATLFGMILAVNFEASMLCVLVFVVILLITKYVSLSSICAGFTFPLSVVFLFQVSIKSEVLYGMVVCILILVTHQKNLERLLKGKESKVYLFRKKTN; from the coding sequence ATGGTTACGGTTTATTCGCTCAGCGCATTATTAGTTGCGTATCTTTTTGGATCAATACCAACGGCTGTTTGGCTCGGCCAGGCTTTTTATGGCGTTGACGTACGCGAGTATGGCAGCGGTAATGCCGGTGCAACCAATACTTTTCGGGTTTTAGGCAAAAAAGCTGGAATCGCCGTAATGGTGATTGATATTGCAAAGGGCTATACCGCAACAAATCTGGCCTATTTCATCGGACTTTCTGTAACAGGCCCCCAAAACTCAGTTGTTTTTGTAAACTACCAACTTGCCCTGGGCGTTACTGCTGTAATGGGCCATTTATTTCCGGTATTTGCAGGTTTTAGGGGCGGCAAGGGTGTTGCCACTCTTTTTGGGATGATACTGGCAGTAAATTTCGAAGCATCGATGCTCTGTGTACTGGTTTTCGTAGTTATTTTACTAATTACAAAGTACGTTTCTCTAAGTTCAATCTGTGCGGGATTTACTTTCCCCTTAAGTGTTGTATTTCTGTTTCAGGTCTCTATCAAATCCGAAGTCCTTTATGGAATGGTAGTTTGTATCTTAATTTTGGTTACGCACCAGAAAAATCTCGAAAGACTGTTAAAAGGCAAAGAATCGAAGGTTTATTTGTTCAGGAAAAAGACGAATTGA